From one Lycium barbarum isolate Lr01 chromosome 6, ASM1917538v2, whole genome shotgun sequence genomic stretch:
- the LOC132645840 gene encoding probable dolichyl pyrophosphate Glc1Man9GlcNAc2 alpha-1,3-glucosyltransferase: MSPSSSSSPQISTPNNHHFTVGPKAMKPPKKHHKHQPITEILWVSLIATCIKFLLIPAYHSTDFEVHRNWLAITNSLPLSRWYSDETSPWTLDYPPFFAHFEHFLSFFASLVDPIMVHLHHGLNYKSQPTVLFQRLSVIVSDFVLVFGIYRLTRNLGYKERVLIWVLVIFSPGLMIVDHLHFQYNGFLLGILLVSISALEEGKDLLGGFVFAVLLCFKHLFAVAAPVYFVYLLRHYCRGGLFRGFGRLVVMGSAVVAVFAAAFGPFLYHGQIQQVLHRMFPFGRGLCHAYWAPNFWVFYIILDKVLAYLLVKMGFNVQAPTASFTGGLVGDSSPFAVLPRVTPMITFGIVLLAIAPCLIKAWRDPQPKMITRWIAYAYTCGFMFGWHIHEKASLHFVIPLAIIALKSVEDAKHYFYLSIVSCYSIFPLLFEAQEYPIKVLLLLLHASLMWIGFSSHFTSTNRAAEAEHTRYDKTRFIVGWCGKLYLLGLVAVEIYGQFVHPILFAERLPFLPLMLISIYCAFGMMYSWICQLKQIIKLH, from the exons ATGTCACCTTCTTCTTCAAGCTCCCCTCAAATCTCAACCCCAAACAACCACCACTTCACCGTCGGCCCAAAAGCCATGAAACCCCCAAAGAAGCACCACAAACACCAACCCATCACAGAGATCCTATGGGTTTCACTTATAGCCACATGCATCAAATTCCTTCTAATCCCAGCTTATCACAGCACAGATTTCGAAGTCCACCGCAATTGGCTTGCTATAACTAACTCTCTTCCTCTTTCTCGATGGTATTCTGATGAAACAAGTCCATGGACGCTCGATTACCCACCATTCTTTGCTCATTTTGagcattttctttctttctttgcttCCCTTGTAGACCCCATTATGGTCCATTTACATCATGGTCTTAACTACAAATCACAACCCACAGTTCTTTTTCAAAGACTTAGTGTGATAGTATCTGATTTTGTGTTGGTTTTTGGTATTTATAGATTGACAAGGAATTTGGGGTATAAAGAGAGAGTCTTGATCTGGGTTTTGGTTATTTTTTCGCCTGGATTGATGATTGTTGACCATTTGCATTTTCAGTATAATGGGTTTCTTTTGGGGATTCTTTTGGTTTCTATTTCGGCATTGGAGGAAGGGAAGGATTTGTTAGGTGGTTTTGTTTTTGCAGTTTTGTTGTGTTTTAAGCATTTGTTTGCTGTTGCTGCTCCTGtttattttgtttatttgttgaGGCATTATTGTAGGGGTGGGTTGTTTAGGGGGTTTGGGAGATTGGTTGTTATGGGGAGTGCAGTTGTTGCTGTTTTTGCTGCTGCTTTTGGGCCTTTTCTTTATCATGGACAG ATACAACAAGTGTTACACCGAATGTTTCCATTTGGTAGGGGACTCTGTCATGCTTATTGGGCTCCGAACTTCTGGGTATTCTATATAATTCTCGATAAAGTGCTAGCTTATTTGCTTGTAAAAATGGGGTTCAACGTCCAAGCACCAACAGCTTCATTCACTGGTGGATTAGTTGGGGACTCCTCTCCTTTTGCTGTATTACCTAGA GTCACCCCCATGATTACCTTTGGTATTGTCTTGCTTGCAATAGCTCCATGTCTTATAAAGGCTTGGCGAGATCCCCAACCAAAGATGATTACTAGATGGATAGCCTATGCTTACACATGCGGCTTTATGTTTGGCTGGCATATCCATGAGAAAGCTTCACTTCACTTTGTGATTCCCCTTGCCATTATTGCCTTGAAAAGTGTGGAAGATGCAAAACACTATTTCTATTTGTCCATAG TGTCCTGCTATTCTATTTTCCCGCTATTATTTGAAGCCCAAGAGTATCCAATTAAGGTTCTCTTACTGCTTTTACATGCTTCACTGATGTGGATTGGGTTCTCCTCTCATTTTACCTCAACTAATAGAGCAGCTGAAGCTGAACATACAAGATATGACAAAACGAGGTTCATCGTTGGATGGTGTGGAAAGTTATACTTGCTAGGTCTCGTGGCTGTTGAGATATATGGACAATTTGTTCATCCTATCCTCTTTGCTGAGAGGCTCCCTTTCTTGCCTCTTATGTTGATCAGCATATATTGTGCATTCGGAATGATGTATTCTTGGATCTGTCAATTGAAGCAGATTATCAAGTTACATTAG